A part of Ziziphus jujuba cultivar Dongzao chromosome 8, ASM3175591v1 genomic DNA contains:
- the LOC107404965 gene encoding thylakoid lumenal 15 kDa protein 1, chloroplastic produces the protein MALLLNVSLSPNQITLRTPFSLPRAHTHFSLHCCYLAPHAQKKKNHLEASPPSLLFYSLGESISRATFLALLSASLFLVDPALAFKGGGPYGSEVTRGQDLTGKDFSGKSLIQQDFKTSILRQANFKGAKLLGASFFDADLTGADLSDADLRGADFSLANVTKAKLINANLEGALATGNTSFRGTDITGADFTDVPLRDDQREYLCKVADGVNPTTGNPTRETLLCN, from the exons ATGGCTCTTCTTCTCAACGTATCTTTGTCTCCCAACCAAATCACACTAAGaactccattttctcttcccagaGCTCACACTCACTTTTCCCTCCACTGCTGCTATCTTGCGCCCCAT gcgcagaagaagaagaatcaccTAGAAGCTTCTCCTCCGAGTCTTCTCTTTTATTCTCTCGGTGAATCGATCTCCAGGGCGACCTTCCTCGCTCTGCTCTCTGCTTCACTGTTCCTAGTTGATCCTGCGCTCGCTTTCAAG ggtgGAGGTCCGTACGGTTCTGAGGTGACTAGGGGTCAGGATCTCACTGGCAAGGATTTTAGCGGCAAGAGTTTGATCCAGCAAGATTTCAAAACG TCAATATTGCGACAAGCGAATTTTAAAGGCGCCAAGTTACTTGGTGCTAGCTTCTTCGATGCCGATTTAACag gGGCTGATCTTTCAGATGCTGATCTAAGAGGTGCAGACTTTTCGTTGGCAAATGTAACAAAG GCAAAGTTGATTAACGCTAATTTGGAAGGTGCACTTGCTACAGGAAACACATCTTTCAGAGGAACAGATATAACTGGTGCTG ACTTCACTGATGTGCCTTTAAGAGATGATCAACGGGAATACCTTTGCAAAGTTGCTGATGG GGTAAATCCAACAACTGGAAATCCAACACGAGAGACATTGCTCTGCAATTAG
- the LOC107404960 gene encoding ARF guanine-nucleotide exchange factor GNOM isoform X2, giving the protein MGRLKLQTGIKAIEEEPEDCDATCSNKATLACMINSEIGAVLVVMRRNVRWGGRYMSGDDQLEHSLIQSLKALRKQIFSWQHQWQTINPAVYLQPFLDVIRSDETGAPITGVALSSVYKILTLDVIDQNTVNVEDAMHLLVDAVTSCRFEVTDPASEEVVLMKILQVLLACMKGKASVMLSNQHVCTLVNTCFRIVHQAGTKGELLQRIARHTMHELVRSIFSHLPDIDNTEGALVNGVNTVKREIDGLNNEYAFGSRQLENGNMSTEYDGQSLSTNLASNASIVAGMDEDTIRVGTGKGNDPYDLHLMTEPYGVPCMVEIFHFLCSLLNAVENIGLGPKSNTIAFDEDVPLFALGLINSAIEVSGPSIRHHPRLLTLIQDELFRSLMQFGLSMSPLILSVVCSIVLNLYHHLCTELKLQLEAFFSCVILRLAQSRFGASYQQQEVAMEALVDFCRQKTFMVEMYANLDCDITCSNVFEDLANLLSKSAFPVNCPLSSMHILSLDGLIAVIQGMAERIGNGLVSSEQSPMNIEEYTPFWMVQCDSYADPNHWVPFVRRRKYIKRRLMIGADHFNRDPKKGLEFLQGTHLLPDKLDPESVACFFRYTAGLDKNLVGDFLGNHDEFCVQVLHEFAWTFDFQDMNLDTALRLFLETFRLPGESQKIQRVLEAFSERYYEQSPQILANKDAALLLSYSLILLNTDQHNVQVKKKMTEEDFIRNNRRINGGNDLPRDFLSELYHSICKNEIRTIPEQGAGFSEMTPSRWIDLMHKSKKTAPFILSDSKAYLDHDMFAIMSGPTIAAISVVFDHAEHEEVFQTCINGFLAIAKISACHHLEDVLDDLVVSLCKFTTLLNPSSVEEPVLAFGDDSKARMATVTVFTIANKYGDYIRTGWRNILDCTLRLHKLGLLPARVASDAADESEPSVDTGHGKPLTNSLSTAHMPSVGTPRRSSGLMGRFSQLLSLDTEEPRSQPTEQQLAAHQRTLQTIQKCHIDSIFTESKFLQAESLSQLARALTWAAGRPQKGSNSPEDEDTAVFCLELLIAITLNNRDRIVLLWQGVYEHIASIVQSTVMPCALVEKAVFGLLRICQRLLPYKENLADELLRSLQLVLKLDARVADAYCEQITQEVSRLVKTNASHIRSQMGWRTITSLLSITARHPEASEAGFDALLFIMSDGAHLLPANYVLCVDASRQFAESRVGQAERSVHAVDLMAGSVDCLARWACEGKEAMGEEEAMKMTQDIGEMWLRLVQGLRKVCLDQREEVRNHALLSLQTCLTRMDGIHLPYGFWLQCFDLVIFTLLDDLLDIIAQGSSQKDYRNMEGTLIFALKLLSKVFLQLLPDLSQLTTFCKLWLGVLNRMEKYAKVKVRGKKSEKLQELVPELLKNTLLVMKTRGVLVQRTALGGDSLWELTWLNVNKIAPSLQSEVFPDQNSEQSEGGG; this is encoded by the exons ATGGGACGTCTAAAGCTGCAGACTGGAATCAAGGCAATTGAGGAAGAACCTGAGGACTGTGATGCTACTTGTTCTAATAAAGCGACTTTAGCATGCATGATTAATTCAGAAATAGGAGCTGTATTGGTAGTTATGAGGAGAAATGTAAGATGGGGGGGTCGGTATATGTCGGGTGATGATCAGCTGGAACACTCTCTAATTCAGTCTTTGAAGGCATTACGCAAGCAAATTTTTTCATGGCAGCATCAGTGGCAGACCATCAACCCTGCAGTGTATCTCCAGCCTTTTTTGGATGTGATTCGATCGGATGAAACTGGTGCACCGATTACTGGTGTTGCTTTGTCATCGGTTTACAAGATCTTAACACTTGATGTGATTGACCAAAATACTGTGAATGTTGAAGATGCAATGCACTTGTTGGTTGATGCTGTCACTAGTTGCCGTTTTGAGGTGACTGATCCTGCATCTGAGGAAGTAGTACTGATGAAGATATTACAGGTACTTCTGGCTTGCATGAAGGGTAAAGCATCTGTTATGTTGAGTAATCAGCATGTCTGCACCCTTGTGAATACATGTTTCCGTATAGTCCACCAAGCAGGAACAAAAGGTGAATTGTTGCAACGGATAGCTCGGCACACTATGCATGAACTTGTTAGGAGTATTTTCTCACACCTTCCAGATATTGACAACACAGAAGGTGCGCTGGTAAATGGAGTCAATACTGTCAAACGGGAG ATTGATGGGCTAAATAATGAGTATGCATTTGGAAGTAGACAATTGGAGAATGGCAACATGAGTACTGAGTATGATGGTCAATCATTATCAACGAATCTTGCTTCTAATGCTTCTATAGTGGCTGGAATGGATGAAGATACGATTAGAGTTGGTACTGGGAAAGGCAATGATCCATATGACTTGCATCTCATGACTGAGCCTTATGGAGTTCCCTGTATGGTGGAAATATTCCACTTCCTTTGTTCTTTGTTAAATGCTGTTGAGAATATTGGATTAGGTCCCAAATCTAATACCATAGCATTTGATGAAGATGTTCCTCTTTTTGCCTTGGGTTTGATTAATTCTGCTATAGAGGTGAGTGGCCCCTCTATTAGGCATCATCCTAGATTATTGACTTTAATTCAGGATGAATTGTTTCGTAGTCTGATGCAATTTGGCCTGTCAATGAGTCCACTTATTCTTTCGGTGGTATGCAGCATTGTTCTTAATTTGTACCATCATCTATGTACTGAACTCAAACTACAGCTGGAGGctttcttttcttgtgtaaTTTTGAGGCTTGCACAAAGCAGATTTGGAGCATCTTACCAGCAGCAAGAGGTTGCTATGGAGGCTCTCGTTGACTTCTGCAGACAGAAGACGTTTATGGTGGAGATGTATGCTAACTTAGATTGTGACATAACTTGCAGTAATGTCTTTGAAGACCTTGCCAATCTTTTATCCAAGAGTGCTTTCCCTGTTAACTGCCCTTTGTCATCAATGCATATTCTTTCTCTGGATGGTCTTATTGCTGTTATTCAGGGAATGGCCGAGAGGATAGGCAATGGGTTAGTTAGTTCAGAGCAGTCTCCCATGAATATTGAGGAATATACTCCATTTTGGATGGTGCAGTGTGATAGCTACGCTGACCCTAATCATTGGGTCCCTTTTGTTCGCCGGAGAAAGTATATTAAGAGAAGGTTGATGATTGGAGCTGATCACTTTAATCGTGACCCCAAGAAAGGGCTAGAGTTTCTCCAAGGAACACACCTCTTGCCTGACAAACTTGATCCTGAAAGTGTGGCCTGCTTTTTCAGGTATACTGCTGGGTTGGATAAGAATCTTGTTGGTGATTTTCTGGGAAATCATGATGAGTTTTGTGTTCAGGTTCTTCATGAATTTGCTTGGACTTTCGATTTCCAAGACATGAATTTGGATACTGCATTGCGACTTTTTTTGGAAACATTTCGACTGCCCGGAGAATCACAAAAGATACAAAGGGTGCTTGAAGCATTCTCAGAGAGATATTATGAGCAGTCGCCACAGATTCTGGCTAACAAGGATGCTGCTCTCTTATTATCATATTCACTTATATTGCTGAACACTGATCAGCACAATGTCCAAGTGAAGAAAAAAATGACTGAAGAGGACTTCATCCGGAATAATCGGCGGATCAATGGAGGCAATGATCTACCTAGAGATTTTCTTTCAGAGCTGTACCACTCGATATGCAAGAATGAGATCCGCACAATTCCAGAACAGGGTGCTGGTTTTTCTGAAATGACCCCGAGCCGGTGGATTGACCTAATGCACAAATCCAAGAAAACTGCCCCATTCATTCTGTCAGATTCTAAAGCCTACCTTGACCATGACATGTTTGCTATAATGTCAGGGCCAACTATTGCTGCTATCTCTGTGGTATTTGATCATGCAGAACATGAAGAAGTATTCCAAACATGTATTAATGGATTCCTAGCCATAGCTAAAATTTCTGCATGCCATCATCTTGAAGATGTGCTGGATGATCTGGTTGTGTCTCTATGTAAGTTCACAACACTGTTGAACCCATCATCTGTTGAGGAACCTGTGCTGGCATTTGGTGATGACTCGAAAGCACGAATGGCAACTGTAACAGTCTTCACTATTGCCAATAAGTATGGTGATTACATTCGCACAGGTTGGAGAAATATTCTGGACTGCACCCTAAGGTTACACAAGCTTGGCCTTCTTCCAGCTCGTGTGGCCAGTGATGCAGCTGATGAGTCCGAACCCTCTGTTGACACTGGACATGGCAAGCCTTTAACAAATTCTCTATCTACTGCTCATATGCCTTCTGTGGGTACTCCAAGGAGATCCTCTGGATTGATGGGGCGATTTAGTCAATTGTTATCTCTTGACACAGAGGAGCCAAGATCTCAACCTACTGAACAACAACTTGCTGCTCATCAACGCACCCTTCAGACGATTCAAAAATGCCATATTGACAGCATATTTACTGAAAGTAAGTTTCTGCAGGCTGAATCTTTATCACAGCTTGCACGAGCACTTACTTGGGCTGCAGGGCGACCCCAGAAAGGGAGCAATTCTCCTGAAGATGAAGATACCGCAGTTTTCTGTCTAGAGTTGCTAATTGCCATTACCTTGAATAACAGGGATAGGATTGTGCTTCTTTGGCAGGGTGTCTATGAGCACATAGCCAGCATTGTTCAGTCAACTGTCATGCCATGTGCCCTGGTTGAGAAGGCTGTTTTTGGACTTCTTCGTATTTGTCAGCGGCTGCTTCCGTACAAGGAGAACCTTGCAGATGAGCTTTTGAGGTCACTGCAACTTGTGTTGAAACTTGATGCCCGGGTTGCTGATGCGTACTGTGAGCAAATTACGCAGGAAGTCAGTCGCCTTGTAAAAACAAATGCCTCTCACATCAGATCCCAAATGGGTTGGCGGACCATCACATCCCTACTTTCCATCACTGCTCGACACCCAGAAGCCTCAGAGGCTGGATTTGATGcattgttgtttattatgtcTGATGGAGCACATTTGTTGCCAGCCAATTATGTTCTATGTGTTGATGCTTCAAGGCAGTTTGCTGAGTCTCGTGTTGGACAGGCAGAGCGTTCTGTTCATGCAGTGGATCTAATGGCAGGTTCTGTTGATTGTTTAGCACGGTGGGCATGTGAGGGTAAGGAAGCAATGGGAGAGGAAGAAGCTATGAAGATGACTCAGGACATTGGAGAGATGTGGTTGAGGCTTGTCCAGGGATTGAGAAAAGTTTGTTTGGACCAGAGGGAAGAGGTTAGAAATCATGCTTTACTGTCGTTACAAACGTGCTTGACAAGAATGGATGGGATACATCTTCCTTATGGTTTCTGGTTACAGTGCTTTGATCTAGTGATATTCACATTGCTTGATGACTTGCTTGATATTATTGCACAAGGATCCTCCCAGAAGGACTATCGGAACATGGAAGGAACGCTTATCTTTGCATTGAAGCTCTTGTCCAAGGTATTTCTGCAGTTGCTTCCTGACCTATCTCAGTTAACAACTTTCTGCAAGTTATGGCTTGGTGTTCTTAACCGAATGGAGAAATATGCAAAGGTGAAAGTTAGAGGTAAAAAAAGTGAGAAGCTTCAGGAACTTGTGCCTGAGCTGCTCAAGAACACCTTGCTTGTTATGAAGACAAGAGGTGTGCTTGTGCAGAGGACTGCCTTAGGTGGTGACAGTTTGTGGGAGCTGACATGGCTAAATGTGAATAAAATTGCTCCATCTTTGCAATCTGAGGTTTTTCCTGATCAAAATTCAGAGCAATCAGAGG GTGGAGGTTAG
- the LOC107404960 gene encoding ARF guanine-nucleotide exchange factor GNOM isoform X1, protein MGRLKLQTGIKAIEEEPEDCDATCSNKATLACMINSEIGAVLVVMRRNVRWGGRYMSGDDQLEHSLIQSLKALRKQIFSWQHQWQTINPAVYLQPFLDVIRSDETGAPITGVALSSVYKILTLDVIDQNTVNVEDAMHLLVDAVTSCRFEVTDPASEEVVLMKILQVLLACMKGKASVMLSNQHVCTLVNTCFRIVHQAGTKGELLQRIARHTMHELVRSIFSHLPDIDNTEGALVNGVNTVKREIDGLNNEYAFGSRQLENGNMSTEYDGQSLSTNLASNASIVAGMDEDTIRVGTGKGNDPYDLHLMTEPYGVPCMVEIFHFLCSLLNAVENIGLGPKSNTIAFDEDVPLFALGLINSAIEVSGPSIRHHPRLLTLIQDELFRSLMQFGLSMSPLILSVVCSIVLNLYHHLCTELKLQLEAFFSCVILRLAQSRFGASYQQQEVAMEALVDFCRQKTFMVEMYANLDCDITCSNVFEDLANLLSKSAFPVNCPLSSMHILSLDGLIAVIQGMAERIGNGLVSSEQSPMNIEEYTPFWMVQCDSYADPNHWVPFVRRRKYIKRRLMIGADHFNRDPKKGLEFLQGTHLLPDKLDPESVACFFRYTAGLDKNLVGDFLGNHDEFCVQVLHEFAWTFDFQDMNLDTALRLFLETFRLPGESQKIQRVLEAFSERYYEQSPQILANKDAALLLSYSLILLNTDQHNVQVKKKMTEEDFIRNNRRINGGNDLPRDFLSELYHSICKNEIRTIPEQGAGFSEMTPSRWIDLMHKSKKTAPFILSDSKAYLDHDMFAIMSGPTIAAISVVFDHAEHEEVFQTCINGFLAIAKISACHHLEDVLDDLVVSLCKFTTLLNPSSVEEPVLAFGDDSKARMATVTVFTIANKYGDYIRTGWRNILDCTLRLHKLGLLPARVASDAADESEPSVDTGHGKPLTNSLSTAHMPSVGTPRRSSGLMGRFSQLLSLDTEEPRSQPTEQQLAAHQRTLQTIQKCHIDSIFTESKFLQAESLSQLARALTWAAGRPQKGSNSPEDEDTAVFCLELLIAITLNNRDRIVLLWQGVYEHIASIVQSTVMPCALVEKAVFGLLRICQRLLPYKENLADELLRSLQLVLKLDARVADAYCEQITQEVSRLVKTNASHIRSQMGWRTITSLLSITARHPEASEAGFDALLFIMSDGAHLLPANYVLCVDASRQFAESRVGQAERSVHAVDLMAGSVDCLARWACEGKEAMGEEEAMKMTQDIGEMWLRLVQGLRKVCLDQREEVRNHALLSLQTCLTRMDGIHLPYGFWLQCFDLVIFTLLDDLLDIIAQGSSQKDYRNMEGTLIFALKLLSKVFLQLLPDLSQLTTFCKLWLGVLNRMEKYAKVKVRGKKSEKLQELVPELLKNTLLVMKTRGVLVQRTALGGDSLWELTWLNVNKIAPSLQSEVFPDQNSEQSEGKQGEPLEGLLSNESSDVPATKATLSEGAAGGG, encoded by the exons ATGGGACGTCTAAAGCTGCAGACTGGAATCAAGGCAATTGAGGAAGAACCTGAGGACTGTGATGCTACTTGTTCTAATAAAGCGACTTTAGCATGCATGATTAATTCAGAAATAGGAGCTGTATTGGTAGTTATGAGGAGAAATGTAAGATGGGGGGGTCGGTATATGTCGGGTGATGATCAGCTGGAACACTCTCTAATTCAGTCTTTGAAGGCATTACGCAAGCAAATTTTTTCATGGCAGCATCAGTGGCAGACCATCAACCCTGCAGTGTATCTCCAGCCTTTTTTGGATGTGATTCGATCGGATGAAACTGGTGCACCGATTACTGGTGTTGCTTTGTCATCGGTTTACAAGATCTTAACACTTGATGTGATTGACCAAAATACTGTGAATGTTGAAGATGCAATGCACTTGTTGGTTGATGCTGTCACTAGTTGCCGTTTTGAGGTGACTGATCCTGCATCTGAGGAAGTAGTACTGATGAAGATATTACAGGTACTTCTGGCTTGCATGAAGGGTAAAGCATCTGTTATGTTGAGTAATCAGCATGTCTGCACCCTTGTGAATACATGTTTCCGTATAGTCCACCAAGCAGGAACAAAAGGTGAATTGTTGCAACGGATAGCTCGGCACACTATGCATGAACTTGTTAGGAGTATTTTCTCACACCTTCCAGATATTGACAACACAGAAGGTGCGCTGGTAAATGGAGTCAATACTGTCAAACGGGAG ATTGATGGGCTAAATAATGAGTATGCATTTGGAAGTAGACAATTGGAGAATGGCAACATGAGTACTGAGTATGATGGTCAATCATTATCAACGAATCTTGCTTCTAATGCTTCTATAGTGGCTGGAATGGATGAAGATACGATTAGAGTTGGTACTGGGAAAGGCAATGATCCATATGACTTGCATCTCATGACTGAGCCTTATGGAGTTCCCTGTATGGTGGAAATATTCCACTTCCTTTGTTCTTTGTTAAATGCTGTTGAGAATATTGGATTAGGTCCCAAATCTAATACCATAGCATTTGATGAAGATGTTCCTCTTTTTGCCTTGGGTTTGATTAATTCTGCTATAGAGGTGAGTGGCCCCTCTATTAGGCATCATCCTAGATTATTGACTTTAATTCAGGATGAATTGTTTCGTAGTCTGATGCAATTTGGCCTGTCAATGAGTCCACTTATTCTTTCGGTGGTATGCAGCATTGTTCTTAATTTGTACCATCATCTATGTACTGAACTCAAACTACAGCTGGAGGctttcttttcttgtgtaaTTTTGAGGCTTGCACAAAGCAGATTTGGAGCATCTTACCAGCAGCAAGAGGTTGCTATGGAGGCTCTCGTTGACTTCTGCAGACAGAAGACGTTTATGGTGGAGATGTATGCTAACTTAGATTGTGACATAACTTGCAGTAATGTCTTTGAAGACCTTGCCAATCTTTTATCCAAGAGTGCTTTCCCTGTTAACTGCCCTTTGTCATCAATGCATATTCTTTCTCTGGATGGTCTTATTGCTGTTATTCAGGGAATGGCCGAGAGGATAGGCAATGGGTTAGTTAGTTCAGAGCAGTCTCCCATGAATATTGAGGAATATACTCCATTTTGGATGGTGCAGTGTGATAGCTACGCTGACCCTAATCATTGGGTCCCTTTTGTTCGCCGGAGAAAGTATATTAAGAGAAGGTTGATGATTGGAGCTGATCACTTTAATCGTGACCCCAAGAAAGGGCTAGAGTTTCTCCAAGGAACACACCTCTTGCCTGACAAACTTGATCCTGAAAGTGTGGCCTGCTTTTTCAGGTATACTGCTGGGTTGGATAAGAATCTTGTTGGTGATTTTCTGGGAAATCATGATGAGTTTTGTGTTCAGGTTCTTCATGAATTTGCTTGGACTTTCGATTTCCAAGACATGAATTTGGATACTGCATTGCGACTTTTTTTGGAAACATTTCGACTGCCCGGAGAATCACAAAAGATACAAAGGGTGCTTGAAGCATTCTCAGAGAGATATTATGAGCAGTCGCCACAGATTCTGGCTAACAAGGATGCTGCTCTCTTATTATCATATTCACTTATATTGCTGAACACTGATCAGCACAATGTCCAAGTGAAGAAAAAAATGACTGAAGAGGACTTCATCCGGAATAATCGGCGGATCAATGGAGGCAATGATCTACCTAGAGATTTTCTTTCAGAGCTGTACCACTCGATATGCAAGAATGAGATCCGCACAATTCCAGAACAGGGTGCTGGTTTTTCTGAAATGACCCCGAGCCGGTGGATTGACCTAATGCACAAATCCAAGAAAACTGCCCCATTCATTCTGTCAGATTCTAAAGCCTACCTTGACCATGACATGTTTGCTATAATGTCAGGGCCAACTATTGCTGCTATCTCTGTGGTATTTGATCATGCAGAACATGAAGAAGTATTCCAAACATGTATTAATGGATTCCTAGCCATAGCTAAAATTTCTGCATGCCATCATCTTGAAGATGTGCTGGATGATCTGGTTGTGTCTCTATGTAAGTTCACAACACTGTTGAACCCATCATCTGTTGAGGAACCTGTGCTGGCATTTGGTGATGACTCGAAAGCACGAATGGCAACTGTAACAGTCTTCACTATTGCCAATAAGTATGGTGATTACATTCGCACAGGTTGGAGAAATATTCTGGACTGCACCCTAAGGTTACACAAGCTTGGCCTTCTTCCAGCTCGTGTGGCCAGTGATGCAGCTGATGAGTCCGAACCCTCTGTTGACACTGGACATGGCAAGCCTTTAACAAATTCTCTATCTACTGCTCATATGCCTTCTGTGGGTACTCCAAGGAGATCCTCTGGATTGATGGGGCGATTTAGTCAATTGTTATCTCTTGACACAGAGGAGCCAAGATCTCAACCTACTGAACAACAACTTGCTGCTCATCAACGCACCCTTCAGACGATTCAAAAATGCCATATTGACAGCATATTTACTGAAAGTAAGTTTCTGCAGGCTGAATCTTTATCACAGCTTGCACGAGCACTTACTTGGGCTGCAGGGCGACCCCAGAAAGGGAGCAATTCTCCTGAAGATGAAGATACCGCAGTTTTCTGTCTAGAGTTGCTAATTGCCATTACCTTGAATAACAGGGATAGGATTGTGCTTCTTTGGCAGGGTGTCTATGAGCACATAGCCAGCATTGTTCAGTCAACTGTCATGCCATGTGCCCTGGTTGAGAAGGCTGTTTTTGGACTTCTTCGTATTTGTCAGCGGCTGCTTCCGTACAAGGAGAACCTTGCAGATGAGCTTTTGAGGTCACTGCAACTTGTGTTGAAACTTGATGCCCGGGTTGCTGATGCGTACTGTGAGCAAATTACGCAGGAAGTCAGTCGCCTTGTAAAAACAAATGCCTCTCACATCAGATCCCAAATGGGTTGGCGGACCATCACATCCCTACTTTCCATCACTGCTCGACACCCAGAAGCCTCAGAGGCTGGATTTGATGcattgttgtttattatgtcTGATGGAGCACATTTGTTGCCAGCCAATTATGTTCTATGTGTTGATGCTTCAAGGCAGTTTGCTGAGTCTCGTGTTGGACAGGCAGAGCGTTCTGTTCATGCAGTGGATCTAATGGCAGGTTCTGTTGATTGTTTAGCACGGTGGGCATGTGAGGGTAAGGAAGCAATGGGAGAGGAAGAAGCTATGAAGATGACTCAGGACATTGGAGAGATGTGGTTGAGGCTTGTCCAGGGATTGAGAAAAGTTTGTTTGGACCAGAGGGAAGAGGTTAGAAATCATGCTTTACTGTCGTTACAAACGTGCTTGACAAGAATGGATGGGATACATCTTCCTTATGGTTTCTGGTTACAGTGCTTTGATCTAGTGATATTCACATTGCTTGATGACTTGCTTGATATTATTGCACAAGGATCCTCCCAGAAGGACTATCGGAACATGGAAGGAACGCTTATCTTTGCATTGAAGCTCTTGTCCAAGGTATTTCTGCAGTTGCTTCCTGACCTATCTCAGTTAACAACTTTCTGCAAGTTATGGCTTGGTGTTCTTAACCGAATGGAGAAATATGCAAAGGTGAAAGTTAGAGGTAAAAAAAGTGAGAAGCTTCAGGAACTTGTGCCTGAGCTGCTCAAGAACACCTTGCTTGTTATGAAGACAAGAGGTGTGCTTGTGCAGAGGACTGCCTTAGGTGGTGACAGTTTGTGGGAGCTGACATGGCTAAATGTGAATAAAATTGCTCCATCTTTGCAATCTGAGGTTTTTCCTGATCAAAATTCAGAGCAATCAGAGGGTAAGCAAGGTGAACCTTTGGAAGGTCTGTTATCTAATGAATCAAGTGATGTTCCTGCAACTAAAGCAACACTTTCTGAAGGTGCTGCAGGTGGAGGTTAG